One Triticum dicoccoides isolate Atlit2015 ecotype Zavitan chromosome 3B, WEW_v2.0, whole genome shotgun sequence genomic window, CATGATCATTAGCTGGTGGTGTCTATCTTAGATGTTCTCCATTGGCAAAATATTACTTTTGGTGCAAGTCATGGTTGGAAACATCTTCATCTTTTTACATGTAGATGTAGATGCCCTAGAGAATAATGTTCAGTAGTATGTCAGATATGTAGTATTACACACTTGATTGCCCAGGACTCGGACACGGATGTTGTTTGCCTAGATCATGGAAGCAGTTTTCTTTTTGTGTGTGCAAATGCCTAAATGGAAGGAATGTGGAATTCGCCTTACTTAATATGGAACCTTAACTTTCCTATGGTCTTGTTTACATGAGCTCAGTAATAGGTTCTAGATATCAATTCTATCTTTCCACCGAAGTCAACTCATTTGCATTTTTAAGTTTGTGGTGTAATTTTGGTAAGAGTCTCTTGTTATAATGATGccgagtctctttactcatttttcaTTGTTGGTGATTTTTTGGTGCTTCTTGGCCCAATCACACTGTTGGTTGCATGATTAATTGCTTGTTTTTTGGAACAAGGGAGTTGGTCGAAGTACAATCTGCAATTTTTTGGTTTTGGTCAAGCCTGCCCGAATCATAACATACTATTTTGTCTAGTTCATGCTCTCAATTGAAATTGACATCTAACTACCTATTGCATTTCTTATGTTCCAGAGCAGCGGAATGTTGTCTTGACACAAATTGCATCTGTGAGAGAGGTTGTGCTGGGTGCACCGCTGAAGCTTCTGCTCAGGCATCTAGCTTCAAAGACAGTGGCTCCTAACGTGGATAAGCTGGTTGCCCTTGTTCACCGTCCTAATGAATCGTTCTTCCTTGTTCCCCAGGTATGACTTTCAGATTAGACATCTCAAATCTGGGTATATTACGctgaaacatcaccgttttctggcTACTAACTCCTGGCTGCTTTGTGATTCTGTTGGTAGACATATTTTATTATTTCAAATTATTTGTGTATTTGATTTTTGGTGTTGGTCTTAATTGTATCTTCTGCATATTCACTCGATGAAATTATTTTTTTCCCAGGCAGACAAAGTTACAGTTGTATACCCAATGAGGTTCCAGGATTCGATTGATATTGTCTTAGCAACTTCGTTTTTGCAGGTATTAGGGACACTATAGCTTTTGTGGCTTCAGTTTCTTCTTTTGACCTTTTATGTTCATCTACATTAGACTGATATTTAGGCTTTCAGCACTGCTGTCATTTTATGATTAATGATATATTTGACGTACTAGATTCATGAGTTTGAAGATTTGGTAAATTTCAATGTTTACATAACTATCTTATGCAAAGCCGTTTGGTTAGCTACAATTTGCAGGGAGCACTCTGCTGAATGTGCTTAAAATTTGGGATGGTTATGTGTAGGAATTTGTAGAAGCAAGGCGGACTGCTGCACTTAACAATGCCCCTTCCTGTATGTGGTCTCCAGTACCACCTCTTGAGTTAAAAGGCGTGAATGCTGATGCACTTGATGCAAATGCTGGTTTTGTTACTTTTGGTAATGTGTATTTCTGACAATAGTTTTTCATATTCTTCCAAGATATCAGTTTTCTAccctcaaaaataaaaaaatataaatttgTCTCACAGCCTTTCTTTATGGCAGTTGTTTTCCCTCGGCATGTTGAGGGTAGAAAGCTAGACAAAACAGTTTGGAGTTTGTTAACCTTCCGTGCTTATGTAAGCTACCACGTAAAGGTAACATCCTTGTTTTCATGGTCTGGTTTCATATTTATCAAGTTCGTGGATCCCTGAAATAGCTGTGAACCAGTCAGCAGTAGCCACTTTGCAGATTTCACATCAATCTTACCTTTACATTTTACAAGTAGGAAAATACAAGTTGGTTTTCTGATTTAAGCTAGTTTGGGTGAGCCAACCTTGGAACCAACTGGGAACAGTTTTATTAAGCCTGCTCCAGCTTGGTGTCAATTTTGTGAAACACTTTTCTTCTGCTTTACATATACATAGCTACCACCATAAGTGGTATCCTATCATAACATTGCAAGCACTCAACTGCTGCTATTTGGTGTATCACAGTGTTCTGAAGGATTCATGCACACCAGGATGAGGCGTAGAGTTGAGTCTCTGATCCAGGTAAATATAAACATTATTTCACTGAATCAAAGCATTTTATACACCTTGTAAAATCTTTACTTAAGTTATCCAATAAGTTTGCTAGGTTTAGTCAAAACTGCGATTATTCAGTACCTTTTCGGCCTGTATAGTTATAGTAGCAATGTGGGTTTAGTATAATAGAACAGAGGAGACTATGCTCATGATGTTAGCCAGGTAAAAAATTGGATATCCAGTAGTTCACCTGAGTTTGCAAGAAGGAAGAAGCtaacaaaaataacaaaaatcaTGAGATTAAATAGGTGTGATCTAAGCCTTTATAGTAAGTCAAATTGTTAGTCATGGGAAGTCTCGAGTCAAAGGATGATGATCTTCCAACTGTTATTGACTTAAGCTTTAAAAGGCGAGAATGAAACTGAATTTGAGTTGTCCCCATCTAGCAGACGCCAATTTGGAAAAGCACATTGAGAGTTAGATTAAGGGATCATGTTAATGAAACAAGATAATGGTTAAACATGGAATGTCCCGTAAATGGAAGCGTATGGAATTATGTATTGATGGCTTGCTTATGGCTGCAGGCTTTGGACCGTGCTAAATCCGATGCAGAGAAGCTGAAGAAGTTGGTACATGGCGGGTCTTTTAGGAGACTGGTTTGTGCAAATATCAaccaaacttgtatttgaaaagaagGGACCTATCACATTCGCATGTGTGCATATTTCACTGATTGAAACTCTCTCCACGCAGAGCATGAAGCACGAAGGCAACTCTAATCGGTGAAGGAAGACTCAGACAAGCAAATATATGAAGGTTTTGCTCAACTTTCCATCATGGGTGCTACTGGTAGAACACTTATTTTAACTTCCGGTAAGATTTGGGTGGCAGCCGTTGAAACAACATGAGCACCCTACTGTGGCCCgtcgcttgtttgtttgtttgttccgGGAGGATACTGTATTTATGGTCGAAATTTGACTTGAGGAATAGGTGAGATTTAATTGGTCTTTGTAAATTTCGATGCATATGTCCTGACGCTATTTTGCACATAGTTTTCCACAAGAAAAATAAATTAGAGTATGCAGCAGGTTGCGTACCATAGTTCTGTAGAAGAAAACAAGTTCATTTACAAAAGGAAGAGCACCAAATTAAAAAAGAAACATCACTTGACTACCCGCTACACAATGCAACCCCTACCACTCCTGCCATGGCCCGTAGCTTTATTTCATCAAGGTTTTTTTTTTAACAGATTGATCCCAGTTGCGATGTGTTACCAAAAAGACAAAGTAAGGTTATCTGTGACGCCGTGCCGCAAATGTCTGAACGGCGGTATCCGGATCAATTTTTCGTTCAACGCGGTGTTGGATATGTCCGTGGACGCGCGTGTCCAAACTCTTGTGAATTGGCACTATCTGGGAACCTAAGGAGATTTGTAGACGTTGGACTAATACAAGGGAAACGTTTGTGGGCGGTGCGCCGGCCGAAGATTGGGCCGGTCGCATGCCGCATGTACGATGGAAAGAACGATCGAGTGCTCCTGGCCCTCTTGTGATGACGTGTCCTGTGGACCCGTGCACCGCCCTGTCCTCCCTTCTTATCCATCCACACAATCTTATCCTCTCCCTCCACTGTTTCTCTTCCCCTCAATCTCGCCTCCTCCTCTCTGCCTCTTCTTCCCCACAGCGGCCATGACCTTGCCAGTTGACCTAgtcatgggaagcccggcccggcctgaCCCGGTTCGAAAAAGCCCGACCCAGCCCCCGGGCCGGGCTTGGGGATTTTGAGCCCGAAGACCAGGCCGGGCCGGGCCCGTCGTTTTCGCATTTCTTTGGAGGTCGGGCCAGGCCGGCTCGGAGCCCAACGGGCTTTTACGTGTTCGGGCCAGGCTCGGGCCCAGAAAACAGGTCCAATGGTCGGGCCGAGCCGGGCTCGGGCCTGGGTTTTTttcgtcgggcttggctaggcccggcccggaGCCCGGCCCGGtccgaggtatggccaggtatactTGCCTGCTCCACCGCGTATGAGTTCGCTGCCACTAAACAACTCCAAGCCCGCTCCTGCGAGTATCTCCAGAACCACCACATGAAACACGAGCTCACTGCTGGGCATGGCCCCGTTTTGCAACTCCGGcgaccctcctcccttcccccctcCTCCACATTCAATCCTTGCTGCCGCACGGCGGCGACCAACGCGGAGAGGAGATGCAGTTTTTGGTGGCAAACCACCGGCGGTGAGCAGCAACGTGCGACGACAGCGACGGCGACAAGTGCTGCAACTAGGACGGACGCAAGTGCTGGAGCCCCGCGGCGGCCGCCGTTCAAGATCTCGGCCAGTTTTTTTTTTTGCTGCAACGaagtgtactttttgctggagccaGCTTCAAATTTTGCTACCAAGTATTTGGGTTTTTGTTTGGAGTGAACCAATTCTTTTGCTTCCATGCTTCTTCCCTTTGCTGGAACCAGTGTATTTTTTGCTACAACTGTCTTCAATTTTTGGTGGAACTAATTTTTTTTTGCTTCCATGTCATTTCTGGCTGGAACCATTGTATCACTTTTGCTACAAACGTTTTAATTTTTTGCTACTACCGCTGTGTTGATTTATTACATCCATTTTTTATGAGGTTACGGAGACCCACAGCGATGAGGTTACGGAAACCGCCCAATATGCTTCCACCGGATTTGGTTTTTGCTGGAACCCGCTCCAAAAGATGTTGCAACCTGCAGTGGTGCGGTCGGCGTCCATGGTGTGATGAGCTACAACTGTGGGTCTGCGACAATTTTTGTTACAACCGTCATCGGCGTTTGCTACAACCAATATTTTTTTTGCTGGAACTATGTTTATATTTTGCTACCACATAATTTCTGATCTTTTGCTGGAATCAGCACCAAATTGTTGCATTTTTTGCTACCACACCCGTTTTGATTTGCTGAACCGGCTCCATTTTTTGATACTACGAGTGTTTCTGGGTTTGCTGGAACCATCGCTATATTTGCTACCACGGCCAACCATGGCAGCGTCGCCATTGATTTTGTTGGGGGGCGAGGGGGGAGGGGAAGGGGGCGAGGGTGGGCAACACCAGCGAGGGNNNNNNNNNNNNNNNNNNNNNNNNNNNNNNNNNNNNNNNNNNNNNNNNNNNNNNNNNNNNNNNNNNNNNNNNNNNNNNNNNNNNNNNNNNNNNNNNNNNNNNNNNNNNNNNNNNNNNNNNNNNNNNNNNNNNNNNNNNNNNNNNNNNNNNNNNNNNNNNNNNNNNNNNNNNNNNNNNNNNNNNNNNNNNNNNNNNNNNNNNNNNNNNNNNNNNNNNNNNNNNNNNNNNNNNNNNNNNNNNNNNNNNNNNNNNNNNNNNNNNNNNNNNNNNNNNNNNNNNNNNNNNNNNNNNNNNNNNNNNNNNNNNNNNNNNNNNNNNNNNNNNNNNNNNNNNNNNNNNNNNNNNNNNNNNNNNNNNNNNNNNNNNNNNNNNNNNNNNNNNNNNNNNNNNNNNNNNNNNNNNNNNNNNNNNNNNNNNNNNNNNNNNNNNNNNNNNNNNNNNNNNNNNNNNNNNNNNNNNNNNNNNNNNNNNNNNNNNNNNNNNNNNNNNNNNNNNNNNNNNNNNNNNNNNNNNNNNNNNNNNNNNNNNNNNNNNNNNNNNNNNNNNNNNNNNNNNNNNNNNNNNNNNNNNNNNNNNNNNNNNNNNNNNNNNNNNNNNNNNNNNNNNNNNNNNNNNNNNNNNNNNNNNNNNNNNNNNNNNNNNNNNNNNNNNNNNNNNNNNNNNNNNNNNNNNNNNNNNNNNNNNNNNNNNNNNNNNNNNNNNNNNNNNNNNNNNNNNNNNNNNNNNNNNNNNNNNNNNNNNNNNNNNNNNNNNNNNNNNNNNNNNNNNNNNNNNNNNNNNNNNNNNNNNNNNNNNNNNGCGGCTCCCAAGGCACGTTGGAGGAGCGGGAGCGGCGTAACATGGAGCGCCGGGACAGGTTCCTCACGGGGGCCTGGCCCTTATCCTCATCGACCAGCTCGCCAACGTCAAGATTTGTGTGGCCGAGTCGTTGCCCGCCGCCGCAAGGAGTCTTTCAACTAAAAAAAAATATCCCCTAAAAGAACAAAAAAATATTACAGAGGGAGTTGTTGGAAATGTTAGAACTTTTCCAATTAGACTAATCACGAGTAAATAGTAAGGATGGCAAATATGATATGCATCTCATACCAATTTctaagcatactagcacgtacagaacatagaagcaaaccatctatgagcagcacatatacggctagcaCAAGCACGAGCAAAtgagggatgaacagatcataccctccggttggccaggccaatgCGATGGCGGCAGCATTAGCCTCGGTttcgcccgtggccttcttcttggcggcggcggcgtcggcgatggTGTTGATGAAGGAGAAGTAGTGGAAGCATAGGCGGACGGAGCGGGAGCAGTCGCGTCGAACACTCCCCAGAAACCTTATTGCCGatctcccgggcaggatctcgaacggcagggttccggaggcacctgctctcctgACCAACCATGCACGCGATCGTCGGAATGGGGTCGCCGGAGACAACACAAAGCAAGGAACAGTAGATGACAGCTAGGTtacgcgagagggagtgagtgaaccgaacTAGGTCACTCCAGTGgccagagccttcttatatagtcCATCGGGTAGTCGACGAATCCCGAGAACGCAAGTCAACCCACAGTCCAAAATCTCGGACAGTGGCCCACCTGTTAGCGACTCCTTAATTAATCATTGATTAATTAATTCGTTTCTGAGCGGCAAAAATAAGCTCCGGCttgttcccgcaacccgcggcacgtGCGTCGTGACGaggagaggcgaggcgtggcgaggcgggcggcggaggaggaggagcgcgcgtgtaccactcctcttcccaagctcccaatgacaagtggtagagcagcccttataaaggggtctcaactctcctcaactagcaaggtgggactaaacttcccaccacctgtcATACCATATATGGGCCTCAAGATTAACTAGAAATCATTGTTCatatgggcctaaagcccatccatgattcaacaatcccccaccagatctcgaggcgcataagtttgtcaactgttccaaacaatgtttgatatatCATAAatttcagtggagactgttaagttaaacttccacctagagcaacaggattagacttcttcacaactgaacaatggactatgccttgaattgtcagttcagCGTGCAGAAGTTTCACCTATTGTCAGCTGATACGTGGCTACCGAAGGCTAAACCCCATgggtggagcttattagtcatactccgTACCTTCTCATGAGCTTCCTAGAGATTACCCAATCTCATAGATTGTGACTAGCAGtcaggctcacataggtgtgttcctccaaagaatgctctgtaggttagcatcttgcttacacaAGTTTTGGAACATGTTAAGACAAAAGTCAGCCTGCCTTACAGAATTGAGAGTATtactgcatctccaacggagtgggtttattaaggatactctcctcagttgaccgctggattgttttcccaggtcctaattcacgggatgTCCGATCATATAGGTTAGGTTACTGTggtctattgatgtgggccggactggtgggctgtCAAGacacaagacataagattatctctcgtgtacggtggggactctcacatgcgtggaCGGCAAGTATAGGTGTTTGGATatcttattcctttctgtaaaaccgactttgtacaaccctaagcccttccggtgtttatataaaccgaagggtagaTCGGAGGCatgatcacaacattgctaggctagctatctagggttagccgaattgatctcttggtagatcaactcttgtaacccccataccctCGAAtagaatcaagcaggagtagggttttacctccatcaagagggcccgaacctgggtaactgtgtcccttctccattgttactattgatccttagacgcacagcttgggctcccctacccgagatctg contains:
- the LOC119276425 gene encoding actin-related protein 2/3 complex subunit 2A-like, with the translated sequence MILLQSPSRFLLQILKDRVVSGDKGVDIDCHTVEFDDVRYHIQFSMRNPKVMVLSVALPLAPPEAILHDGLPLGAIDAIKAAYGAVVQILDPPKDCFDLTMKINLTKLPTDEEQRNVVLTQIASVREVVLGAPLKLLLRHLASKTVAPNVDKLVALVHRPNESFFLVPQADKVTVVYPMRFQDSIDIVLATSFLQEFVEARRTAALNNAPSCMWSPVPPLELKGVNADALDANAGFVTFVVFPRHVEGRKLDKTVWSLLTFRAYVSYHVKCSEGFMHTRMRRRVESLIQALDRAKSDAEKLKKLVHGGSFRRLSMKHEGNSNR